The following are encoded together in the Juglans microcarpa x Juglans regia isolate MS1-56 chromosome 2D, Jm3101_v1.0, whole genome shotgun sequence genome:
- the LOC121249007 gene encoding protein trichome berefringence-like 7, with protein MNMTEMMTSFNRSVSFKRSTSLGRRAPSVTSPRVRRLSWVSRKFHVLVVIGSLISFIIAIGCGYLFLLPSFSQAFHDYDTSKFNGTFSSCNVFYGSWVQDDSYPLYNATECPFVEQGFNCLGNGRNDKDYLRWRWKPKTCDILRFNVRNILEKFRSKRVVFVGDSMSRTQWESLICLLMTGVENKKSVYEMNGNKITKQIRFLGVRFSSFNFTIEFFRSVFLVQQGWMPKHAPKRVKSTLKLDKLDNISTHWINSDVLIFNTGQWWVPGKLFETGCYFQVGNSLKLGMPILTAFRTALGTWASWVEKNINTNRTQVFFRTFEPSHWGDQTRRICNVTQNPLSEARGRDQSLFSDTVLEVVKNMKVPITVLHITSMSALRSDAHVGNWSDSPFTPDCSHWCLPGVPDVWNEIILSYLLTD; from the exons ATGAATATGACTGAGATGATGACTAGTTTCAATAGGAGTGTATCCTTCAAACGCAGTACGTCACTCGGCCGGAGGGCCCCGAGTGTCACAAGCCCAAGGGTCCGGCGGTTGAGCTGGGTCTCCCGAAAATTTCATGTTCTTGTGGTGATTGGGTCTTTGATTTCATTCATCATAGCAATTGGTTGCGGTTATCTGTTTCTCCTCCCAAGTTTCAGCCAGGCCTTTCATGACTATGATACATCCAAATTTAATGGTACGTTTAGTAGTTGCAATGTTTTTTATGGAAGTTGGGTGCAGGATGATAGTTACCCATTGTACAATGCTACGGAATGTCCTTTTGTTGAACAAGGATTCAATTGCTTGGGAAATGGGCGGAATGATAAAGATTATCTTAGATGGAGGTGGAAGCCCAAGACTTGTGATATTCTGAGGTTTAATGTGCGGAATATATTAGAAAAGTTTAGAAGCAAAAGAGTTGTGTTTGTTGGTGATTCTATGAGCCGAACACAGTGGGAGTCTCTGATATGCTTGCTTATGACAGGTGTAGAGAATAAGAAAAGTGTCTATGAAATGAATGGGAATAAGATTACAAAGCAGATTAGGTTTTTAGGTGTTCGGTTTAGTTCCTTCAACTTTACTATCGAGTTCTTCCGTTCAGTTTTCCTGGTTCAGCAGGGTTGGATGCCTAAACATGCACCAAAGAGGGTCAAATCCACGCTTAAATTGGACAAGTTAGATAACATTAGCACCCATTGGATTAACTCAGATGTTCTCATATTCAACACAGGACAATGGTGGGTGCCGGGGAAGCTTTTTGAAAC TGGTTGTTATTTCCAGGTTGGAAACTCTTTAAAGCTTGGAATGCCAATTCTCACTGCCTTCAGAACTGCACTAGGCACTTGGGCATCGTGGGTTGAGAAAAATATCAACACAAATCGAACACAAGTCTTCTTTCGAACTTTTGAGCCATCTCACTGGGG TGATCAAACTCGTAGGATTTGCAACGTGACCCAGAACCCACTATCAGAAGCTAGAGGAAGAGACCAAAGTCTATTTTCAGACACCGTATTGGAGGTGGTAAAGAATATGAAAGTTCCAATAACTGTTCTGCACATAACTTCCATGTCAGCTCTACGAAGTGATGCACATGTGGGTAACTGGAGTGACAGCCCATTTACACCTGATTGTAGCCACTGGTGTCTACCAGGAGTACCTGATGTGTGGAATGAAATTATCCTCTCATACCTTCTTACCGACTAA
- the LOC121249002 gene encoding probable pectinesterase/pectinesterase inhibitor 51 has translation MATTHQRKSTKLVHKSSSNTFLFSKPSTLLVISMACIFFVSLVLFLSLSSASHHQHKSRTHPGANKPSPDAPSSISPAIRQACKATRFPSTCETSLTQSNHVPPNPTPLQLIQSAIWVSSQNLHTAQSMVKSILDSSAGNANRTTAAKNCLESLRISEYRISRTTEDALPHGRIKDARTWMSASLLYQQDCWSALKYANDTQMVNSTMSFLDSLVGLTSNALSMVFSYGIFGNETGSWAPPKTERDGFWEGGGGSGSDFRGGFPSKLTADATVCKDGSGGCYKTVQEAVNAAPDNAGERKFVIHIREGVYEETVRIPLEKKNVVFLGDGMGKTVITGSLNVGQPGISTYNTATVGVLGDGFMASGLTIENTAGPDAHQAVAFKSDSDLSIIENCEFLGNQDTLYARSLRQFYKSCRIQGNVDFIFGNSASVFQDCQILVCPRQVNPAKGEKNAVTAHGRTDPAQSTGFVFQNCLINGTEEYMVLYHNNPKVHRNYLGRPWKLYSRTVFIHCNLEVLITPEGWMPWDGDFALKTLYYGEFGNSGLGSDLSKRVTWSSQIPTEHILTYSVENFIQGDEWIPSSQ, from the exons ATGGCCACTACTCATCAAAGAAAATCCACAAAACTTGTCCATAAAAGCAGCTCCAACACCTTCCTGTTTTCTAAGCCATCCACACTTCTTGTAATTTCCATGGCCTGCATCTTCTTTGTCTCCCTcgtcctttttctttccctctcttCAGCCTCCCACCACCAACACAAATCCCGAACCCATCCCGGTGCCAACAAACCCAGTCCTGATGCTCCCTCCTCCATCTCTCCCGCGATCCGCCAGGCCTGCAAGGCCACTCGCTTCCCTAGCACATGCGAGACCTCTTTGACCCAATCCAACCACGTGCCCCCCAACCCCACCCCTCTCCAGCTCATCCAGTCCGCCATCTGGGTCTCCTCCCAGAACCTCCACACCGCCCAATCCATGGTCAAGTCCATCTTGGACTCCTCTGCGGGGAATGCGAACCGCACCACGGCCGCCAAAAACTGCCTGGAGTCCCTCAGAATCTCCGAGTACCGGATCTCTCGGACTACCGAAGACGCACTGCCACATGGTAGGATCAAGGATGCGAGGACCTGGATGAGCGCCTCCTTGCTCTACCAACAAGATTGCTGGTCCGCGCTCAAGTACGCGAACGACACACAGATGGTGAACTCGACGATGTCGTTTCTGGACTCGTTGGTTGGGCTCACGAGTAACGCGCTGAGCATGGTGTTCTCGTACGGCATTTTCGGGAACGAGACCGGGTCGTGGGCCCCGCCCAAGACCGAGCGGGACGGGTTCTGGGAGGGAGGTGGCGGCTCTGGGTCGGATTTCCGGGGCGGCTTCCCGTCGAAGCTAACGGCGGACGCGACCGTGTGTAAGGACGGGAGTGGCGGGTGCTACAAGACGGTGCAGGAGGCAGTGAACGCCGCACCTGATAACGCCGGGGAACGGAAGTTCGTGATACATATAAGGGAGGGGGTGTACGAGGAAACCGTCAGAATCCCGTTAGAGAAGAAGAACGTGGTGTTTTTAGGAGACGGGATGGGCAAAACGGTCATTACGGGGTCGTTGAACGTCGGCCAGCCTGGGATTTCGACATACAACACAGCCACAGTTG GTGTGCTTGGTGATGGATTCATGGCCAGCGGCCTCACAATCGAGAACACGGCCGGTCCTGATGCACACCAAGCAGTGGCCTTCAAATCAGATAGTGATCTATCCATCATTGAGAACTGCGAATTCTTAGGCAATCAAGATACACTCTATGCTCGCTCCCTCCGCCAATTCTACAAATCATGCCGCATCCAGGGAAATGTGGATTTCATTTTTGGAAACTCAGCATCAGTTTTTCAAGACTGCCAGATCTTAGTCTGCCCCCGGCAAGTAAATCCAGCAAAGGGCGAGAAAAATGCTGTCACTGCACATGGCAGAACCGACCCTGCACAATCCACAGGTTTTGTTTTTCAGAATTGCTTGATAAATGGCACCGAGGAATACATGGTACTGTATCATAACAATCCCAAAGTACACCGTAATTATTTAGGGAGGCCATGGAAGCTGTATTCAAGGACAGTTTTTATACACTGTAACTTAGAAGTTCTTATTACACCAGAAGGCTGGATGCCATGGGATGGCGATTTTGCATTGAAAACACTCTATTATGGGGAATTTGGTAATTCTGGACTAGGCTCTGATTTGTCCAAGAGAGTAACCTGGAGTAGCCAGATCCCAACAGAGCACATACTCACATATTCCGTTGAGAACTTTATCCAAGGAGATGAGTGGATTCCATCTTCTCAGTAA